The following proteins come from a genomic window of Aequorivita marisscotiae:
- a CDS encoding DUF1573 domain-containing protein, translating into MKKLALIALVAIVGFTTQAQQAKISFKADTVDYGTIAKGSDGVRVFEFTNTGDAPLIISDVKSSCGCTVPKKPNGPIAPGASNTIEVKYDTNRVGPIRKTITVYSNASEPMVALKIKGEVLSDSASVLEKS; encoded by the coding sequence ATGAAAAAATTAGCTCTTATAGCTCTTGTTGCTATTGTAGGTTTTACCACCCAAGCGCAACAAGCAAAAATTAGTTTCAAAGCAGATACGGTAGATTACGGCACAATTGCCAAAGGCAGTGACGGCGTTCGCGTATTTGAGTTCACAAATACTGGAGACGCACCGCTTATTATTAGTGACGTTAAGTCTAGCTGCGGCTGCACCGTTCCTAAAAAACCTAATGGCCCGATAGCACCTGGTGCCAGCAACACTATTGAGGTAAAGTACGATACTAATCGTGTTGGCCCAATTAGAAAAACCATTACAGTTTATTCTAATGCCAGCGAACCTATGGTTGCCTTAAAGATTAAAGGTGAAGTATTGAGCGACTCGGCAAGCGTTTTAGAAAAAAGCTAA
- a CDS encoding fasciclin domain-containing protein: MLKPIAFLSIFLFVLLTVSCKDEAQKSEDVTVANPPSKVAPAIPVKRAAKKDLTAEDIAELKSVMVRIMTEAKVKKFASYLVTAELTDQLTGNGPFTVFAPTNTALESLTSERTLFYSNTGNRAKLKEMLNGHIVSEKITKETLLQSIDKNGKAKFQTLAGTTLTAEKLGDAIIISDGKTGKATVVSNGVEASNGVVFMIDGVLNVN; encoded by the coding sequence ATGCTGAAACCAATTGCTTTTTTGTCCATTTTTTTGTTTGTTTTACTCACAGTTTCGTGCAAAGACGAGGCGCAGAAGTCTGAAGACGTAACAGTAGCCAATCCACCCTCTAAAGTTGCTCCGGCTATTCCTGTGAAGCGTGCAGCAAAAAAAGATTTAACAGCAGAGGATATAGCCGAATTGAAAAGTGTAATGGTTCGCATTATGACCGAAGCGAAAGTAAAGAAGTTTGCGAGTTATCTGGTAACAGCCGAATTGACAGACCAATTAACCGGAAACGGACCATTTACGGTTTTTGCGCCCACAAATACGGCCTTAGAATCTTTAACTTCTGAAAGAACTTTATTTTATTCAAATACAGGAAATAGAGCAAAGCTGAAAGAAATGTTGAACGGACATATTGTATCGGAAAAAATTACAAAAGAAACATTACTGCAATCTATTGACAAAAACGGGAAAGCAAAATTCCAAACCTTGGCAGGAACTACATTGACAGCCGAAAAATTGGGCGATGCCATTATAATTTCTGATGGAAAAACGGGCAAAGCCACTGTTGTTAGCAACGGTGTGGAAGCATCTAATGGGGTTGTGTTTATGATAGACGGCGTGTTAAACGTTAACTAA
- a CDS encoding aspartyl protease family protein: protein MHKSLIVGLLLIFSASLAAQSGFLLNNNRKRNRIPFKLVNNLPIVQIEVNGTPLSFILDTGVKSTILFSLEEADSLQLRNTSPVMLQGLGSGGAVEALKSLNNKVKVGNAIDTSHSLFVIFDSTLNFSPRMGIPVHGILGNDFFQNFIVKINYSTQVITIYNPEKYSLKSCRKCEDLPLNFVGGKPYIVLQIESENKREDVTLLVDSGSSDVMWIFDHRDFISESPKNYFNDFLGLGLSGDIYGKRARIPGLSVGDFHLKEVNTSFPDNDAVLKARRYEERDGSVGGGFLSRFTVTFDYANAIVRFKKNSKFKEPFNYNMSGLTLEHDGMELVKEEWQARVNTARANQNESLTVNSISVTTEVHFSLVPKYVVVAVREDSPAALAGIKIGDEIVTINGKPSYQYKLYELLDLFSSDVGRRIAVEIKRGKYINKFKFTLKSVF from the coding sequence TTGCATAAATCGTTAATCGTGGGGCTTTTGTTGATATTTTCTGCTTCCTTGGCGGCCCAAAGCGGATTTTTGTTGAATAATAATAGAAAGAGGAATCGAATTCCCTTTAAATTGGTAAACAACTTACCGATAGTTCAAATTGAAGTTAACGGTACACCGTTGTCTTTTATACTTGATACCGGTGTAAAATCTACAATTTTATTTAGTCTGGAGGAGGCCGATAGTCTTCAACTTCGCAATACATCGCCTGTAATGCTGCAAGGCTTGGGATCGGGTGGGGCGGTAGAAGCACTAAAGAGCTTGAACAACAAAGTAAAGGTTGGTAATGCCATAGATACGAGCCATTCACTCTTCGTGATTTTTGATAGTACTTTAAATTTTTCACCACGCATGGGTATTCCTGTACATGGAATTTTAGGAAATGATTTTTTTCAGAATTTTATTGTGAAGATAAATTATTCAACACAGGTAATAACCATTTATAACCCTGAAAAATACAGCTTGAAATCTTGCAGAAAATGTGAAGATTTACCCTTAAATTTTGTGGGAGGCAAACCTTATATTGTATTACAAATTGAATCTGAAAATAAGCGGGAAGACGTAACGCTTTTAGTAGATTCTGGTTCGAGTGATGTAATGTGGATCTTTGATCATCGCGATTTTATAAGTGAATCTCCCAAAAATTATTTTAACGATTTTCTGGGTTTGGGATTAAGTGGGGATATATATGGAAAGCGCGCGAGGATACCAGGGCTATCTGTTGGTGATTTTCATTTAAAAGAAGTAAACACGTCATTTCCAGATAATGATGCAGTCTTAAAAGCGCGTCGTTATGAGGAGCGCGATGGCAGTGTTGGTGGTGGTTTTTTGAGCAGGTTTACGGTAACTTTTGATTATGCCAATGCAATAGTCCGCTTCAAAAAAAACAGCAAGTTTAAGGAGCCATTTAATTATAATATGAGTGGCTTAACTTTGGAGCACGATGGTATGGAACTCGTAAAAGAAGAATGGCAAGCGAGGGTGAATACAGCAAGAGCAAACCAGAATGAGAGTTTAACGGTTAATAGTATTTCGGTAACAACCGAAGTTCACTTTTCGTTAGTGCCCAAATATGTCGTGGTGGCGGTTCGTGAAGATTCTCCCGCAGCATTAGCAGGAATTAAAATAGGAGACGAAATTGTAACTATTAACGGCAAACCTTCCTATCAATACAAATTGTACGAATTATTAGATTTGTTCTCTTCCGATGTAGGCCGTAGAATAGCTGTGGAAATTAAAAGAGGAAAATATATCAATAAATTTAAATTTACTCTTAAAAGTGTATTCTAA
- a CDS encoding valine--tRNA ligase has translation MALEAKYNAKQIENKWYSYWMENGYFHSEVDERTPYTIVIPPPNVTGVLHMGHMLNNTLQDVLIRRARLQGFNACWVPGTDHASIATEAKVVAKLKAEGIDKTTLSREEFLEHAWEWTHKHGGIILEQLKKLGASCDWERTKFTMDDEMSASVVKVFVDLYRKGNIYRGFRMVNWDPQAKTTLSDEEVIYEEKQGNLYYLNYKIEGSSETLTIATTRPETILGDTAICINPNDERFAHLRGKKAIVPVCNRIIPIIEDVYVDVEFGTGCLKVTPAHDENDKMLGDRHNLEIVDILNDDGTLNSNGLHYKGKDRFVVRKEIVKELEEMGVVKKIETHLHKVGTSERTGAVIEPKLSDQWFLKMKELAQPALDAVLEKEVNLVPEKFVNTYRHWMENVRDWNISRQLWWGQQIPAYFYGDGKEDFVVAENIEEAVKLAQEKSGNDQLKATHLSQDPDALDTWFSSWLWPISVFNGILEPDNKEVNYYYPTNDLVTAPEILFFWVARMIIAGYEYRNEKPFTNVYLTGIVRDKQRRKMSKSLGNSPDPIELMEQYGADGVRVGMLLSSPAGNDLMFDEDLCKQGSGFVNKIWNAYRLIDGWEVSTEMEQSQSDVIALQWYRSKFQKTLAEIEDHYGKYRISDALMATYKLVWDDFCSWLLEMVKPPFGEKISAKTYLEVISVLEDNLKILHPFVPFISEEIWQHITQRDSQEALIISEWPKMNSFNAPIIRDFEFASEVISGIRTIRKEKNISFKDAITLSVLNSEGASKEFDAVIAKLGNVSELNYISEKLDGALTFRVKSNEYFIPIAGAINVEEEIAKLSEELKYTEGFLKSVQGKLKNERFVSGAPEKVVALERQKEADALAKIETLKSSLEGLK, from the coding sequence ATGGCTTTAGAAGCAAAATATAATGCAAAACAGATTGAAAACAAGTGGTATAGCTACTGGATGGAAAATGGCTATTTCCATTCTGAAGTTGACGAAAGAACGCCATACACCATCGTAATTCCACCGCCCAATGTAACGGGCGTATTGCATATGGGGCATATGCTAAACAATACATTGCAGGATGTGCTAATTCGCCGTGCCCGTTTGCAGGGTTTTAATGCTTGCTGGGTACCGGGAACCGATCACGCATCTATTGCCACTGAAGCTAAAGTGGTTGCAAAATTAAAAGCAGAAGGAATAGATAAAACAACTCTTTCCAGAGAAGAATTTTTAGAGCACGCTTGGGAATGGACGCATAAACATGGCGGAATAATCCTCGAGCAGTTAAAAAAACTTGGTGCTTCCTGCGATTGGGAACGCACCAAATTTACCATGGATGATGAAATGTCTGCCTCTGTTGTTAAAGTGTTTGTAGATCTTTATCGTAAAGGAAATATATACCGAGGCTTCCGAATGGTAAATTGGGACCCGCAAGCTAAAACTACCCTTTCGGACGAAGAAGTTATTTATGAAGAAAAACAAGGTAATCTCTATTACCTAAATTATAAAATAGAAGGTAGCAGCGAAACTCTAACCATCGCAACTACCCGTCCCGAAACCATTTTGGGCGATACTGCTATTTGTATAAATCCAAATGATGAACGCTTTGCACACCTTCGCGGTAAAAAAGCAATCGTTCCAGTTTGTAATCGTATAATTCCTATAATTGAAGACGTATATGTAGATGTAGAATTTGGAACAGGCTGCTTAAAAGTAACTCCTGCTCATGACGAAAATGATAAAATGCTGGGCGATAGGCACAATTTAGAAATTGTAGATATACTTAACGATGATGGTACTTTAAACAGTAATGGTCTACACTACAAAGGGAAGGATCGCTTTGTGGTTCGAAAGGAAATTGTAAAAGAGCTTGAAGAAATGGGTGTGGTTAAAAAAATTGAAACCCATCTCCACAAGGTTGGAACCAGTGAACGTACTGGTGCCGTAATTGAGCCAAAATTAAGCGACCAATGGTTTCTTAAAATGAAGGAACTTGCACAACCTGCTTTAGATGCTGTGCTTGAAAAAGAAGTAAACCTAGTTCCAGAAAAGTTTGTGAATACCTATCGTCACTGGATGGAAAATGTACGCGACTGGAATATTTCGCGTCAGCTTTGGTGGGGACAACAGATTCCGGCGTATTTCTATGGCGATGGGAAAGAAGATTTTGTAGTTGCCGAAAATATTGAAGAAGCAGTGAAATTGGCACAAGAAAAATCAGGCAACGATCAATTAAAAGCGACCCACTTATCACAAGATCCCGATGCTTTGGATACTTGGTTCTCGTCTTGGCTTTGGCCTATTTCCGTTTTTAACGGAATCTTGGAGCCAGACAATAAGGAAGTAAACTACTATTATCCAACCAACGACCTAGTTACCGCTCCCGAAATATTGTTTTTCTGGGTAGCGCGAATGATAATTGCTGGTTACGAATACAGAAATGAAAAACCGTTTACCAATGTTTACTTAACAGGTATTGTACGCGACAAACAGCGTAGAAAAATGAGCAAATCATTGGGTAATTCTCCAGATCCAATTGAGTTGATGGAGCAATACGGCGCAGACGGCGTTCGTGTGGGTATGTTGCTAAGCTCCCCCGCGGGCAACGATTTAATGTTCGATGAAGATCTGTGTAAACAAGGAAGTGGTTTTGTAAATAAAATCTGGAACGCGTATAGATTAATAGACGGTTGGGAAGTTTCCACAGAAATGGAACAATCGCAAAGCGATGTAATTGCGCTACAGTGGTACCGGAGTAAATTCCAGAAAACACTTGCCGAAATTGAAGATCACTACGGCAAATATCGTATCAGCGATGCTTTAATGGCTACTTATAAATTAGTTTGGGACGATTTCTGCTCATGGCTTTTAGAAATGGTAAAACCGCCGTTTGGAGAAAAGATTTCAGCAAAAACCTATTTGGAAGTAATTTCGGTGTTGGAAGATAATTTAAAAATTTTACATCCATTTGTTCCATTTATTTCTGAAGAAATCTGGCAGCATATCACACAACGCGATAGTCAGGAAGCATTAATTATTTCTGAATGGCCAAAAATGAACTCGTTCAATGCACCGATAATACGAGATTTTGAATTTGCTTCGGAAGTTATCTCAGGAATTAGAACCATTAGAAAGGAAAAGAATATTTCGTTTAAAGACGCAATTACACTATCCGTACTCAATAGTGAAGGGGCTTCAAAAGAATTTGACGCTGTAATAGCAAAGCTTGGCAATGTTTCGGAATTAAATTATATTTCAGAAAAACTGGATGGCGCACTTACCTTTCGCGTAAAGAGCAACGAATATTTTATACCTATTGCCGGCGCTATTAATGTAGAAGAAGAAATAGCAAAACTTTCTGAAGAACTTAAATACACCGAAGGTTTCTTAAAAAGTGTTCAAGGAAAATTAAAAAATGAGCGCTTTGTAAGTGGTGCTCCAGAAAAAGTTGTTGCTCTGGAAAGACAAAAAGAAGCAGATGCCCTTGCAAAGATTGAAACCCTAAAATCAAGCCTTGAAGGATTAAAGTAG
- a CDS encoding acyl-CoA-binding protein encodes MTSEELDIAFKNAVKSINNHQEPFPADVLLRLYAYYKRATNDAHQPSGRKPHISAFKTNALFQTRGLTPDEAKELYIEAVNQYFLYRK; translated from the coding sequence ATGACTTCTGAAGAATTAGACATCGCTTTTAAAAATGCGGTAAAGAGCATTAACAATCATCAAGAGCCTTTTCCGGCCGATGTACTGTTGCGTCTCTACGCATATTACAAGCGCGCAACCAACGACGCCCACCAACCCAGCGGAAGAAAACCGCATATTTCTGCCTTTAAAACCAATGCGCTATTCCAAACTCGTGGCCTCACTCCAGATGAAGCAAAAGAACTTTATATAGAAGCCGTAAACCAATATTTTTTATACCGCAAATAG
- the murB gene encoding UDP-N-acetylmuramate dehydrogenase has product MRIEENKSLKEYNTFGIAANARYFVSVETIEELKHALSNKSGRNFFILGGGSNMLLTDHLDAIVLHINLKGIEILTETKTEVFVKAMAGENWHEFVQYCIANNFGGLENLSLIPGNVGTAPVQNIGAYGVELKDTFVSCTAIEIETLKEKKFSKAECAFEYRNSIFKNEAKGKYIITSVTFKLTKTNHNLSISYGDIQKILADKNIETATIKDISDAVISIRQSKLPDPKVLGNSGSFFKNPVVDAQTFQDFRKKFPEAPFYEISPTEFKIPAGWLIEKAGFKGQRFGDAGVHKNQALVLVNYGTATGNEIWQLAMAIQKKVKEMTGIFIEPEVNVF; this is encoded by the coding sequence ATGCGCATTGAAGAAAACAAATCGCTTAAAGAATACAATACATTCGGAATAGCCGCCAATGCACGCTATTTTGTTTCGGTTGAAACTATTGAAGAATTAAAACATGCGCTTTCCAACAAATCGGGGAGAAATTTTTTTATCCTCGGCGGTGGCAGCAATATGCTACTAACTGACCATTTGGACGCCATTGTTCTTCATATAAATTTAAAGGGTATTGAAATTTTAACAGAAACCAAAACCGAAGTTTTTGTTAAAGCCATGGCAGGCGAAAACTGGCACGAATTTGTGCAGTATTGCATAGCAAACAATTTTGGTGGTTTAGAAAATCTTTCGCTCATTCCAGGAAATGTTGGTACAGCGCCAGTCCAAAATATAGGGGCGTACGGCGTAGAGCTGAAAGATACTTTTGTGAGCTGCACAGCGATAGAAATTGAAACGTTAAAGGAAAAGAAGTTTAGCAAAGCCGAATGCGCTTTTGAATACCGAAATTCAATATTTAAAAATGAAGCTAAAGGAAAGTACATTATAACCAGTGTAACTTTTAAACTAACAAAGACTAATCATAACCTTAGTATTTCATATGGCGACATTCAAAAAATTTTAGCCGATAAAAATATTGAAACAGCCACTATAAAAGATATTTCCGATGCCGTAATTTCAATTCGACAATCAAAACTTCCAGACCCGAAAGTTTTGGGCAATAGCGGCAGCTTTTTTAAAAACCCAGTAGTTGACGCCCAAACATTTCAAGACTTTCGAAAAAAATTTCCCGAGGCGCCATTTTATGAAATTTCCCCAACCGAATTTAAAATACCAGCAGGTTGGCTAATTGAAAAAGCTGGATTTAAAGGTCAACGCTTTGGTGATGCGGGTGTGCATAAAAACCAAGCTTTAGTTTTGGTAAATTACGGGACTGCCACCGGAAATGAAATTTGGCAACTTGCCATGGCAATTCAAAAAAAGGTAAAAGAAATGACCGGCATTTTTATTGAGCCAGAAGTAAACGTGTTTTAG
- a CDS encoding pyridoxal phosphate-dependent aminotransferase produces MPSVSNKGKHMPESPIRKLVPYAEKAYKANKTVYHLNIGQPDIKSPEIAMEAVAHHNLEILAYTRSEGSQEYREKIAKYYQKNNIPVEANDLIVTTGGSEALLFAMGSIADAGDEIIIPEPFYANYNGFATASDVNIVPVISKIEDNFALPPISEFEKLITPKTKAILICNPGNPTGYLYSKEEIKTLAAIVKKHDLFLVADEVYREFTYDGSKHYSILEEESLAENGIIIDSVSKRYSMCGARIGCLVSKNKQVIATALKFAQARLSPPTFAQIASEAALQTPQSYFDEVITEYQDRRNTLVAALKAIPGVIVGEPKGAFYCIVQLPVKNSDKFAQWLLEEFDDNGETIMVAPAAGFYSTAGVGLNQVRIAYVLKKESLVRAVEILKIALEKYND; encoded by the coding sequence ATGCCTTCAGTTTCAAATAAAGGGAAGCACATGCCGGAATCACCTATCCGCAAGTTGGTACCCTACGCCGAAAAAGCGTACAAAGCAAATAAAACCGTTTATCACTTAAACATTGGTCAGCCCGATATAAAATCGCCCGAAATTGCAATGGAGGCAGTGGCACACCACAATTTGGAGATTCTCGCCTATACGCGCTCTGAAGGTTCACAGGAATACCGTGAAAAAATTGCAAAATATTATCAAAAAAACAACATTCCCGTTGAGGCAAACGATCTAATTGTTACCACCGGTGGAAGCGAAGCACTCCTTTTTGCCATGGGAAGCATTGCCGATGCAGGCGATGAAATAATTATTCCCGAACCATTTTATGCCAACTATAATGGCTTTGCCACAGCATCTGACGTAAATATTGTTCCCGTTATTTCAAAGATTGAAGACAACTTTGCCCTGCCTCCAATTTCAGAATTCGAAAAACTTATTACTCCAAAAACAAAGGCTATTCTTATCTGCAATCCTGGGAATCCCACTGGATATCTGTATTCAAAAGAAGAAATTAAAACACTGGCAGCAATTGTAAAAAAGCACGATTTGTTTTTGGTAGCCGATGAAGTGTATCGTGAGTTTACTTATGATGGCTCTAAACACTACTCTATTTTAGAAGAGGAAAGTTTGGCCGAAAACGGAATAATAATAGATTCCGTTTCAAAAAGATACAGCATGTGTGGCGCCCGAATAGGATGTTTGGTTTCAAAAAACAAACAAGTAATCGCTACGGCCTTAAAATTTGCACAAGCACGTTTAAGCCCCCCAACTTTCGCACAGATTGCCAGTGAAGCAGCGTTACAAACCCCACAAAGTTATTTTGATGAAGTAATTACCGAATACCAAGACAGAAGAAATACATTAGTGGCTGCTTTAAAAGCCATTCCTGGAGTAATCGTGGGCGAACCAAAAGGCGCATTTTATTGTATTGTACAATTGCCCGTAAAGAACAGCGATAAATTTGCACAATGGTTGCTGGAAGAATTTGACGACAATGGCGAAACCATTATGGTTGCACCTGCGGCCGGCTTCTACTCTACCGCTGGCGTGGGTTTAAATCAAGTTAGAATTGCCTATGTTTTAAAAAAAGAAAGCCTCGTTAGAGCAGTAGAAATCTTAAAAATTGCGCTTGAAAAATATAATGATTAA